The Cyclobacteriaceae bacterium genome includes a region encoding these proteins:
- a CDS encoding DUF4134 domain-containing protein, whose product MKKLQQLIRICQCKGKAFGLSLAVYGLTMFYNLYAQDGNAGINEATMRVRSFFATGVNLTYAIGAIIGLIGAVKVYQKWNSGDQDTGKVAASWFGSCVFLVITATVLRSFFGV is encoded by the coding sequence ATGAAAAAACTACAACAACTCATTCGAATTTGCCAATGCAAAGGAAAAGCCTTCGGATTGTCGCTTGCCGTCTATGGGCTTACGATGTTTTATAATCTCTATGCGCAGGACGGTAACGCGGGTATCAATGAAGCAACGATGCGGGTACGAAGCTTCTTTGCAACTGGTGTCAACCTTACCTATGCGATCGGTGCGATCATCGGTTTAATCGGCGCGGTGAAAGTGTATCAGAAATGGAACAGCGGTGATCAGGATACCGGAAAGGTGGCTGCCTCCTGGTTTGGAAGCTGTGTGTTCCTGGTGATCACAGCAACCGTGCTGCGTTCCTTTTTTGGCGTCTGA
- a CDS encoding DUF4133 domain-containing protein encodes MSSVYKINKGINKPIEFKGLKAQYIAYLGAGLVVLLILFAILYIVGVNMFICLGLVTVLGTALFMIVYQMSDTYGQYGLLKKLARRNLPSTLVGNSRKVFTSLTKLSS; translated from the coding sequence ATGAGTAGTGTTTACAAAATCAACAAAGGAATCAACAAGCCTATCGAGTTCAAGGGACTTAAGGCGCAATACATTGCTTACCTCGGTGCGGGTCTCGTTGTGCTGCTCATCCTGTTTGCGATCCTTTACATCGTCGGGGTGAACATGTTCATCTGCCTGGGACTGGTGACAGTATTAGGCACGGCGCTGTTCATGATTGTGTACCAGATGAGCGACACCTACGGCCAGTATGGATTGCTTAAGAAACTAGCACGACGAAATCTTCCTTCAACCCTTGTCGGAAATTCCCGCAAGGTCTTTACCTCTCTTACCAAACTTTCTTCCTGA
- the traG gene encoding TraG family conjugative transposon ATPase, producing MNAAVNLAKVFPIYKVENDCILSKTGDVTLAFEMTLPEIFTLSDQEYEAFHQVLVKAIKVLPSHSIFHKQDWFVSKRQEANFGGGSENEQPNESFLSRASERFFNERPYLDHACYVFITRKPASRKPSSSVFSSLIRPTIVPEETLNAQRMQELFDGAGQFERILSDSGFIKLRRIRSEELAGDKRKAGLLERYCFLLSRDESPVIRDIHFSEGLTIGDQHCQLYSLSDVEDLPSLCGSRINYDKYSTDKTKFSIGFASPIGQLLSCNHIFNQYIFIEDTHKTIKLLESKRLRLQSLSTYSRENAISRDATNDFLNELISSQRQPVKAHFNVLLWTDNKAELKELKTQVSSALAQMDSTARQETDGAPQIFWAGLPGNEGDFPMNDTFDTFAEQATCFLNLETNYQSSISPVGLRMGDRLTGRPIHVDISDEPVKKGICTNRNKFILGPSGSGKSFFTNHMVRTYYEQGTHIVLVDVGHSYKGLCDLVNGYYFTYDEKNPIRFNPFYISEGDVLDTEKKESIKTLLLALWKKDDETFNRSEYVALSIALQLYYKRLEENKNLFPCFDTFYEFLRDEFVRILIEDKVKEKDFDVENFLYVLRPYYKGGEFDYLLNATENLDLLRERFIVFELDNIKDHPILFPVVTIIIMEVFISKMRKLKGIRKMILIEEAWKAIAKEGMAEYIKYLFKTVRKFYGEAIVVTQEVEDIISSPIVKQAIINNSDCKILLDQSKYQNKFDLIQQLLGLTEKEKALVLSINKSNDPKRKYKEVFISLGGMLSKVYATEVSLEEYLAYTTEESEKMKVQAYAKRWNGDIRKGIAELASDMRNGK from the coding sequence ATGAACGCCGCTGTTAACCTTGCCAAGGTATTTCCGATCTATAAGGTGGAGAACGACTGCATCTTGTCCAAGACAGGAGATGTCACGCTCGCCTTTGAGATGACCCTACCGGAGATATTCACGCTGTCCGATCAGGAGTACGAAGCATTTCACCAGGTGCTGGTGAAGGCGATCAAAGTTTTACCAAGTCATTCGATATTCCACAAGCAGGACTGGTTTGTGTCAAAGAGACAGGAAGCGAATTTTGGTGGCGGGTCAGAAAACGAGCAGCCAAACGAATCATTTCTTTCACGTGCGAGTGAAAGATTCTTCAATGAGCGGCCATATCTGGATCATGCCTGCTATGTGTTCATCACACGGAAGCCGGCAAGCCGAAAACCTTCCAGCTCGGTTTTCTCTTCGCTCATTCGTCCAACCATTGTTCCGGAAGAAACGCTCAATGCACAACGGATGCAGGAGCTATTCGATGGGGCAGGTCAGTTTGAAAGGATCCTTTCCGACAGCGGGTTCATAAAACTCAGAAGGATCAGGAGCGAAGAGCTTGCCGGCGATAAAAGAAAGGCCGGCTTGCTTGAGCGGTATTGCTTTCTGCTTTCCAGGGATGAGTCACCGGTGATCCGTGATATTCATTTCAGCGAAGGTCTTACCATTGGTGATCAGCATTGCCAGTTGTATTCTCTTTCTGATGTAGAAGATCTTCCGTCGCTGTGCGGGTCGCGCATCAATTACGACAAGTATTCCACGGATAAAACAAAGTTCAGTATCGGGTTCGCTTCGCCCATTGGTCAGCTGCTGTCGTGCAATCACATTTTCAATCAGTACATTTTCATAGAGGATACGCATAAGACAATCAAGCTGCTGGAAAGCAAGCGGCTGCGCCTTCAGTCATTATCAACCTATTCCCGTGAGAATGCGATCAGCCGGGATGCGACGAACGATTTCCTGAATGAGCTGATCTCTTCTCAGCGGCAACCGGTGAAAGCGCATTTCAATGTACTGCTGTGGACGGATAATAAAGCAGAGCTCAAAGAGCTCAAGACCCAAGTCTCCTCGGCTCTTGCCCAGATGGATTCTACCGCGCGGCAGGAGACCGATGGAGCACCACAGATCTTCTGGGCTGGACTTCCAGGGAATGAAGGTGACTTCCCGATGAACGATACCTTCGACACGTTCGCCGAGCAAGCCACGTGCTTTTTAAACCTTGAAACGAATTATCAATCCTCGATCAGTCCGGTTGGACTCCGGATGGGAGACCGTCTGACCGGAAGACCCATCCATGTGGATATTTCAGATGAGCCGGTGAAAAAAGGCATCTGTACCAATCGCAACAAATTCATTCTGGGACCTTCGGGAAGCGGCAAATCATTTTTCACGAACCACATGGTTCGTACGTATTATGAGCAAGGGACACACATCGTGCTGGTGGATGTCGGGCATTCCTATAAAGGACTGTGCGATCTGGTGAACGGCTATTATTTCACCTACGATGAAAAGAATCCGATTCGGTTCAATCCATTCTATATCAGCGAAGGTGATGTGCTGGACACTGAAAAGAAAGAAAGCATCAAGACACTGTTGCTGGCGCTATGGAAGAAAGACGATGAGACCTTTAACCGAAGCGAGTATGTAGCCTTGTCCATTGCCCTTCAACTGTACTACAAACGCCTGGAGGAAAATAAAAACCTGTTTCCCTGCTTTGACACCTTCTATGAATTTCTGCGGGATGAGTTTGTCAGGATACTGATCGAAGACAAGGTAAAGGAAAAGGATTTCGATGTGGAGAATTTCCTCTACGTGCTTCGCCCGTATTACAAAGGAGGGGAGTTCGACTACTTGCTGAACGCGACGGAAAATCTTGACCTGCTGCGCGAACGGTTTATTGTATTCGAGCTCGACAACATCAAGGATCACCCGATCCTTTTTCCGGTCGTGACGATCATCATCATGGAGGTGTTCATCTCCAAGATGCGAAAGCTCAAAGGCATCCGTAAGATGATTTTGATCGAAGAGGCATGGAAGGCGATTGCAAAGGAAGGCATGGCCGAGTACATCAAGTACCTCTTCAAGACGGTGCGCAAGTTCTATGGCGAGGCCATCGTGGTGACGCAGGAGGTAGAGGACATTATCTCTTCGCCTATTGTCAAGCAGGCGATCATCAACAACTCCGACTGCAAGATCCTGCTGGATCAAAGCAAGTACCAGAATAAGTTCGACCTGATCCAGCAGCTGCTTGGATTGACAGAAAAAGAGAAGGCGCTGGTGCTCTCCATCAATAAGAGCAACGACCCAAAACGAAAATACAAAGAAGTTTTTATCAGCCTCGGCGGGATGCTGTCAAAAGTCTATGCGACAGAAGTATCGCTGGAGGAGTACCTGGCCTATACGACAGAGGAATCGGAGAAGATGAAAGTGCAGGCATACGCAAAACGGTGGAACGGTGATATCCGCAAGGGAATCGCCGAGCTCGCCAGTGACATGCGAAACGGAAAGTGA